Genomic segment of Arctopsyche grandis isolate Sample6627 chromosome 11, ASM5162203v2, whole genome shotgun sequence:
ATTAGATATAGTAAGCCAACCATGACTAATAATTTTGGTTggttataaaacatacatatttgactaCAGTTttcgttcttttttatttaaatttcatttttgtatcTACATTATCTGTATCCTtcctaaattattttataattgtgatGAAATATGTACCATAATGGAGTGCTTCTGGTGCTGTCCACTTGATCGGAATTGGAAAAGAATTATCGGAAGCAGTATAAATTTCTTCATCACGGGACATGCCAAAATCAGAAATTTTGACTATACGATCTTTTCCTAAAATGTAAGaagttccaaaaaattgatGCAAACATTgatgaatattaaatacaaatatataactgCACTGTATACTAGCCTACTAAGCAATTCCGTGCTGCTAGATCTCGGTGTATACAACTATTACTCTCCAAATATCGCATACCGTTTGAAATATCACGACACATTTCCAGCAAATGTTCAATAGTCAAGAACTTTTGATTGCCTTTTAAAAATGATAGCAATGAACCGCCtgaatttcaaaatttgttttataaatatttatttagataattaaaatttgatgtaTTTTAAGTAGTATATAGGTAGTAAATTCGTTTAACCTGTCACTAACTCCATAACTATCATGATTGGATTCTTCTGAACGCATATACCtataatttttactatattAGGATGTTCATATTGTTTAAGTAATCGTGCTTCGTCTAAGAATGTCTTCTTTTGTTCTTCAGATAATGTTGTCTGACACGTTTTAACAGCCACCTCACATTTTGAACCTTTCAACTGCCCTTTATAAACGATACCAAATTGtccctaaaaataaattttaatccaaACTAATTATCttcatttaatatgtatgtaagatctaGAATAATTTATGTTGCATACTAACACTTCCAATTTCTTCCATTATAACAATATCATCATTGTTTAATTggcaattttcatttgaaataggTTGCATAAGCTTTACATCAGATTCAGTAGCAAAAGAACATCCactgttttcaaaatattgaattaattctTTTACTGTTGGAAAACTCACATTGCATAATCTGTATTTAccctaataaaatataatgaatattttaaataaatttgtaagaccaatatcatatattatatctacatagatTAAATAGTACATTTAGAGGTTAATAAATGAGCAAGAAATAGAGTGAAAAGGGGGATCCAATCAGTTTtgaatttaaagtaaaaataaacccgTAATacctttatattaaataataatgttttagaATATGAAAACTTCtctaataatattttaggaGCACATATGGACATATAgcacatatatttataactttcaaatatatttttctaaaatttataattttacttttgcCCAATGGAACTAGCCCTAtgtgagtatacatatattatttttacatctaCCACTTAACTTTCAAGAGTACAATATGAAAAACAAACTCAAAGGCTTAATAATAGTAAACAACAGTATGTATTTAACAACAACCATACATTAGGCAAAACTATGACTAATTACATATTACACTATAGTATGTAATGTTAtaactgaaatttttaatattaaagtcTATAACATTGCATATTTACCAGAATGATTCAATTTATCAGCCCCTGAAGTACCATTTAATTGAAAAGAAACAAACCTGTGGTGtcttatgaataatataatgtttatgaaCTTTCCAATAAACTGAAAGAACAACTTGAGACTTGCCATTCTTTTTTGATTCTCGAAGAAGGAAGTCTCCATCATTTTTCAACAGTTTAACAACCTTTTTTCTCGGTAGGTTACCATGGAACCATACCTGTTTCTCTAAAGTTTCAGactgtataaaaaaaaccagaTGCCAACTTCATAagtcatataataatattttattttatcatcaatTCCAAACAATagcaaaaaagaaaatatgtagtTCCATCAATGGAGTtgtaaatgaatttaatattatatattagattattaaaaGATTAATTGTAAGTACCTCACAGTTTTCATAAACTTCTAAATGGTCATCAGGTTGATGACTTCCATTAGGATTATTTTCGAAATCTACATGGCCCAGAATTACATTAAGTAAATCAGCTTGCTTTTTCCAGTGCAATTCGTTGGACTTCAATTCAgttaattcaagatttttactaCGTTTACTATTCGTGTCAAGTGATGTTGAGTTTTCGAAAACaagaaaatcataaattttaaaaattgtctaCCCACCACAACTTTTTTTTCtccaatacaaaaatatttatgtacaatagttCTTAATGATATCATCATCAAAGCacaaatcaatcaatatatgtatgtaactatcacTTTACTTTTATAAGAAACTTTATCATTCCAAATAccacattattatattacatatacatgcatacatatgtatatgcagaccAGGTTATTTTATAAAGTCTATATAATAACATGGTCTTGGTAGCCCTATATGTTGAattaattgaagaaaaaatgaatgtaCAATTTTATACACTTAGTAATATTGAAAGCGAAATTCGTTATCTGTAATACTAACTCACCTAACAAGAAGTTATTTAAGTTGCAACTATACAATAAAGGTTTTTCTTactataattgaaaatataccaaCTGTAGCAAATTCAATTTGAGAACAGGCATTTTCTAACTAATCTTAAAACAATAAATGTACTATTCAGCTATATatattagggtgacaccactgtctacatattaatatatcgtcagtattttgatttaaaaaactcCACAGAACGTCAAAACTTTTCAAAAAGTTTTCtttcgaatttttaaataaaaaattacctcTTGTTATACCAGTCTGAATTATAATACTCTCCTTGATTTGCATTTCCATCATTACAATTTTGATTTGTAcattgtttttctttattttcttgCAAACTGTCTTTCAATGTTGCTAATTTTTTGTCCAACCAATCATTAGTATGGTAGTTCAAAATTAACTGATCTGTTGGTGTAGTCTCTTCAGTATCTTGAATAAAGTTGGGTTCAAATAAACATGTTACTGCATCATCAAATGAATTCCTAGAGAAGCAAACAATACCATTATTACTAAATGAAATATTGATTCGTCAATagttcaaattgaaatttacctgtatttttcaattaaatcagcGTTTTCTTCgtcttgtttaattttttctactatatgttcaaaattattttgatattctaTAAATTCATCTTTCGTCCAGtcacaattttttataatatctaaCATTATAGTTTTCCTAGAAATTACAGACAAAATTACTTCAGCAAATATATTTCActatgcattttaaaaaatcaattaatttaccACTCCGTTACAAAACCATCTTGAGCATTTTTTTGCTTTAGAAACATGGCTGGTAGTTGAATACATCTTAGATATTTTTCCCGTTCGGAAGCACCTGCTACTAATAACACATATTCGTTGTGAGTCTGGTAATATTTATTGCACACCTTCTcgaatttttctttttgttcttGCAATTTATCATGTTGTTCTTTATCTATGatgatatattttcatatttttaattatatttctccatataaaaagtattaatgtaattaaataaatacatttttttgaaaacTCATCATCTTTGTCCTTTGCctttttgtaaaaatcaaaacatttttgatattCAGCCTGTTTTTTTGTAACTTCTTCTGAAATCTTAAACAATGTCTTATATATATCAagtttattattcatatatacataattagttTATGGCATTTTTAATGATTCATAGGTTGAGATAACAATTGAAAGTCACCCAGATACACAATTACACCAAATATCACCaacaaatttcattaaaaaaacattttttctttatatttacatgtacatgTCTTTTGAGGTCTGAcatttatgataaatttaaattatatcgtAAACCGCACGAAAGTTTATCTCAAGAATTTTCGGTTTATTACTAATTTATAATGACATTTTATTTAGTGATGGAGAAATTGTAAAGAGCATTTCTTTGTTTCCTATACAGAAAATAGTATAGGTATTACCCATTTCTACtatactcctttccttttgagcatgcttgggtataattcccttgaacttcaaAGAAACTTCTTATTAATTAGTTTTGTTTTCCAGCTTCTAGTCGTTGCtgaaacagttgggactttatgtccctaataattatgtgcgtggtagacaacATCATTTGATGTTTATGCCTCCTGCCCACACAGCACTTGGCTGactcggatggctcctattcaaaaagctatccgacttcttaatgaaatcgttgctaccgtgcctgaatatgatattttctgACTGAAACATAGTATCGGTTACAGAAATGCTTATAGATTAAACTACGTAAATGTTTaggttgaccggaaatgatacCTTCCTTTATTCCTATTTTCCTCTTTTTTTAGTGTTTGGATTCAACTATCTACTAAACTGCTTAAGAGTGCTGGCCCCAGCGTCTTGTCCATACAAaggtattagacttctcccttcctcaattatggcactagagcaattattttttaatatactatgggtattcaccataggcatgtttctattttttttttgattaattgatttttgatttattgcttttgattaatcaaaagaataaaaaaaatagaagcaTGCCTATGGTGGTTATaaataacatattaaaaaataatttctctagtgccataattgaggaagggagaagtctaatacgtttgtatggacaaggcactggggtccggcaggcaaagattggtcaaattgaaaaattttcaataaatcttgtttatatcggaataaaaatggaaaatattttttgcatacaccttattgagttttaaaatatgaaaaatataagcttatttttgaaaaaatattatgtaaaaagcgaaaaaagcgccgcaggcgaaaattttattcccaaaaatcgaccatcaaactgagtacATTTTTACactgaaatagttaaaaagttatgtaattttactgagggcccatattttctaacagatagtggggcccacatacCATTGGGCATGTTCgattgtatggccagtccgccactgtatgtatatatgaacatacatagatacatacagcgacggtttatcatacattgaaaataagcgCGCGCTTGGGGCGCCAGAATCTTGGGGCCTCGAAATAGGCCTTTGCTACCAAAATTGAtaacttacaaattattatcattgtccacaatacgttcgtaagccaagaataaataaaattaataccaattttacatagtatttttagaaaatacctattttattccaaaaactgttagtgtttcaagtaaatatagagaaaaaataaaaataaatatggttttgtaaaatcctaatgaaaaaccatatactgaaaagAATGGTAAAAAACGATGATAGCATTTTTTCACTGAAGTGGGGGGACTTAAATTTTAACTGCGCCTGAGGCCCCACCATTTACTTGATGcaccactgcatacatacagTGCCGgtcttacacccgatggcgccctcgggaaatttttctaaacacccttagaaagaactttcgcctttggagctctaatctaaaaatttgaatggcttttggctctaattttaaattttaaagcgcctttggcacaTCGtttggcgccctaacttatttggcgccctcgggcgctgCCCGACCCAGCCGCCCCCCTAAAACTGGCACTGCATACATATAACTATACCTGAGAGAATTGACGAATAAGATGTTGATGATCTTCTTTTAGCATTAAGCGGGCTTGTCGACGTTCAATTGACATATGACATAAACGGTTAAAAAGGGAACTTTCTAATATTCCAGACTTTTGTCGTATGCATTTTGCTCGATCTTCCCAATGGGTGCACAAATTATGCCACGAATCGGCTATACAactttctataatatataaaatatcaaatgaataaagaataagaataatttttcaaataataaatcaagtttaaataatttgaacatttttttgaaaatcaatATTAGACCGATAATTTTTACTTACGTGAAAGttcttcaattttttccatcttttttCCCTGAGTTGCGACTATGGATAGGGCATTTGCATACTCTTTATcgcattttgttttatattttaaacagtTTTTGATAACTTCGATAAGTCTTATTTCCGATTCTTGGCGAATTACCAATATCTCCTGTAGCTTGTTGTTCATTTTATAGATGAATTAATAAATTCTCGAGATCGATGGATAAATATCTctgaatttttattgtaattgtaataatatagataaagatatctaatatataaaataaaaccaagacgaactaataaaaaccttgtaaaaatgaacaCAATCTAATAACACGAACGAATTCCACCGCAGCAATCGACAGACTGAGTCAGTTTTTTAATGTCACGCGAAGAGTTTTGCAAATTTTCAAACACGGAAAATGTACGcgcagaaaatatttttaaatagcagCAAGAAATgaagtatacaaaaaaatatatatgtgataTTTTCATAGTTCATGGTATAAAAGGATTCGAttaaacagttttgaaaaaatatttttttttttcgatgattaaatCCTAATGCTTTTTAGAAAATCTGACAACGTAAACGGGCCGGACAACCGTTTCGTTATCCGACGAAAGATTCATTCAAACTGTATTCGACAGTTGAGAGTTTTATTGGTcgatcttaagagggctggacaccagcgccttgtccatacaaacgtatcacccttcctcaattatggcactagagaaactattttttaatatgctatggatatccaccattgggttgcatctatcggtttattttcttgattagttattttttataggagctagaagccgccaaacatcaataaaatcgcctctttttacacccacgaaaagaatccagcgtgcttatttaacggtcgattttgtAAGATTGCCAATTTAGTAGTCGGCGGTCATCAGTGTAAGACAGGTAGTGCTGGCTATTGCGAAGTTGCGACGTTCGTTGAGGGGGTCACCAGTGTAAGACAGGTGAGGGGGTCACcagtgtaagacagggaaggtatgttgaccgtatcccggtctaacgaaacacgtgttgtgtagtttgaaagaggatcgtttatttgcgttcaattggtacaatggttattgtatgtacgaagaggtttcttcggagatgtgatctagttgaattctagaggctcactctgccggtggaggttgctgcgttgctttataaacgttttgggttgaagtgtgtcgtgtgcacatcttttgttcttggtactcgcgagcgtggttttatgggttcatacgcctggacgtagttcgtggtttttatgggttcagtgagttcttcctttgtttccaagacacgtgtatagaaacacgcgtcgaccttttgacgaggcgagcgtgtgccatgcgttaatgactttcctggatatgtgtcgcagtgacctgatgagatcatttcagtagtactatatgcctacaatttaaaaaaaaaaatacgcgcatagttgcacagaaaaaatCTTTCTAATACCGATGAtgagaattttttaaaaattggtccagtttcggaggagaaaataggagaatacgaaaattcgatttcgtcaatttaaaatacgtaactgtcgcattcactcaatatacatatatatatatatatatagatatatattgtcgcattcactcaatatatgtatatcgaagaaaggaacgggaacaaaattaaggtttcgggtatacagccctcttaaaaacgattcgatattttttcaaGACACGTTTCGGAGAGcgacgaattttatttttcaatttgaaaatttcgaACGCGATAGCTTTTCATATGCacggaatattttaaaattcgcaAGCTCTGCAAGAAACACAAACGTTTAACCGCTTATCGAGAGTAAATCGCCAGAATAAAGGAATCGATCGAGGCGGGGCATGCACGCGTCTCGGCGTGTTGGGTCTGGTTGTGCGCACATGGCCGTGATGACCGGATGCGGTTGCGGATTGCAGGTCGCGGGTGAAGGCGGGCGGGCGGCGGCCGTCAGTTGGCAGCAGTGCGCGCCCGACCGGGACCGATTACCATGGCGGCCACAGGTAACACCCGCTCCGTTCTCTCTCTGTTCCCTTCCACTCTATTCCGCTCGCTTCCACTCCCTTCCCACTTCCTTTCCCCGGCCGCGTCCGGGAATCCGCCCTCGGAGGGGCGACAGCGCCCTCCCCCCCGCCTCCGCGCGCGCCGGCTGTTCGGCCGCGTGGCCaccccgccccccccccctcccccctccgcCCCGCGAGCGCGCGCCTCGCAGTGCGGCGTCCCCCCCCCGCCCCGCCCCGCACTACCCCACCCCTCGCCCACAATGCTGACGTCACGTGACCTTGTTCCACAGGTAAGAAGTCGAAGCGCATCAAAGGCAAGACCCTCGGCATCGGCGACTTCCTCGGAGACGCCCCCATCGCGCTCAGCATCCAGACTAAGACCTGGACGGAGGAAGAAGACGAGTTCGGTGAGTCTGCTTTATTTTGTTCTTCCCCCCCTTCATCTGTGGCGTGGTGCAatccaccccaccccaccccacttACACCCCACTTACACCACGTGGAAATGCACTCATTGCAAGTTTCAAAAACGAAGGCTTGACCCTAAGCAAAGTTACATAAACTACCACGCTACTAGACGCTAGATGCTAGACGAGTTCTTGACGATGCTCGCTAGAAGACATCGTCATCGgaattaccatgtggtgctgtGCCGTTGTTGGCTATCGTCTTGGCTTTTCAATCTCGCAAGGTCGACTATGAGCGACAGTGTGGTTTGCATAGTCGCAGCACTCTTATCTGCATCTTTGCGTCGATTGTGAAATTATTTCTAGCCATTTCGATAAATTCACTCGTCTCTAACATGCACTGGACTGAAATTTTTCTCACTCATATATATGGATCCTAGTCTGGGCTCATTGTTGTAAGTGAAAATCGCCTACTATCTTTTATAGCTGAATCATTGTATATCATAAAGAAGTTCCCTTTCGTGCTCTCACTAGTGTGAATTCctcaattttttaatctttataTAACTATTCGAGCATCGCTTCGAGGTACTTTTAGCCACTTAATCGCCGAGTGCGCGCTTTTTCGCTTTTAAGACTATGATTCGAAATCAATTTTGGTTTATTCACaatgacatctaaaaatatcctgtgatactaatggaattgaaataaaatcgatatttttCCTTAGTTTGTTACATATTCAAGAGGTCAAGTGTCAAGGGTTGACactaaacacaaacataaaatgGTCGAATCAGTGTCTAAAAACGCATGGCGATTATAAGTGGTTAAAAATAATGTCTGGAAGTATAGAAGAGGAAATGAAGAGACGTACGAAAATGATGAAACAATGATTGGTCGctggtttttttaaattaaaaatgccactttgcccaaAAGAAAAAGATTTTTGATTGTTTTGAAAAAGTACTTATGATGACTAGGTTCGGCGGACAAAATGCTCagcaaccaaaaaaaaaaatagttcaatattGTCAACCACTTTTTTTACAGGGTTTTTCTATGGTTCACTTCGCTGACGATTCACTATCTATTCCTAGTCTTCCAATCGTTTTGATTCCGCCATTTTACgaggtttggtcaacgatggaaatttaaatcgattttgaTAGTTTgatgttgaaaaataatcgtaatgaaCATATCTAAATTTCCGTACTTTTTGAAGACGGTGACGTTTGATAGCTAGAagtcttatatgtttgactttccaccaccTTCTcgttttatcagattttaattgtttcttTGCTCTCCTACTTTCTGGCAGCAACTTGACCGCCGATCTCTAGTCATGACCAGAGTTAGGAcgaaaacacaccgagtggtACGGAACGTCACGTCCTTTGGCTCACCACTGTGACCGTTTCATAGTGGGgctccccaaaccgaattcgggtaaAGTTGCACTTACAGAGTGCATATGTTTGGAAGCTCGCACATGTATACACATCCATGTGCATCTGATCAGacagtttctcctacatttcttcaaatatgagattcaccgttatcgatcgctGTCAggcaaagataaaatattacttaaaacactcgagggggtgatttttgggactgtgccatgtacatatatgggataaaagtgctgcgtttttttcgcatgatttaagtatttaaaaaaaaacatgtaccaCATCCCACTCAGTGTtttcgcaaaaaaaaaaggttcatcctCAATTTCCTTTTATTCAATAtaactattaatttaaaatgactataaaaaatatatttaactataataattacataccccccccccccgccttacgattatttttttttgtattcaatataACGTCAATCATTGGTTGTGTACTGTTACTTTACTAAAACTGCTTGCGACACCTGGAGGCCATTCATATAATTACTGTGTATTTGTATGTCCTAGTGTAAAAGTGTGTATACTCGATGCTCGGATGTGTCCGAATAAATGATAAGTACccaatattgaaatggcaatagcgAATTGCTTAGCTAGAAAGGTGGACAATGGAAGTTCTGGAAAGGAAGACCACAAAAAATGGGTGGACGCAATTAAAAAAACGTGTGGGTTAAAATATAAGCGTGCTGGAGATTTCTTCATCCAGCTTTGGTTGAAGGCATCCACCGATCACCAGAAAATATTGGTGATcgatagaaaaatattaatattttattactcacGTAGTATagactgatttttttattatttcatgcaATATCAATTTCACAGATAAAATGCGTCCAAACGTTTATCGACATTTTAAGCCCCATAATACAAACTGAActcatcatttattatatttatactgaaAATGCGTACTTTTTACTGAGTCATTACACAGTCAGAGATCACATGTTCAATGCGGTTCGAATATAACAGATGAtctgttaaattttattatacgtacGGTTATTTACCTTTATGGTCCAATCACAGTCAGCCTATTTAATGAAATTCAGTCCAAAGGTTTATCGTAcatcattatataaaattaaattaaataatgaagcaaattttataatgcaCAATACTAAGATCCAATGCGTCCATATGCTGTGACGTTGTAAAATG
This window contains:
- the LOC143918593 gene encoding tyrosine-protein kinase Fer-like; amino-acid sequence: MQPISNENCQLNNDDIVIMEEIGSGQFGIVYKGQLKGSKCEVAVKTCQTTLSEEQKKTFLDEARLLKQYEHPNIVKIIGICVQKNPIMIVMELVTGGSLLSFLKGNQKFLTIEHLLEMCRDISNGMRYLESNSCIHRDLAARNCLVGKDRIVKISDFGMSRDEEIYTASDNSFPIPIKWTAPEALHYGKYTTLSDVWSYGILLWEIFSFGDTPYPNKTNKTVIAWNHRNNVPVKYTN